In one Verrucomicrobiota bacterium genomic region, the following are encoded:
- a CDS encoding IS1634 family transposase: protein MFLRYTRRKKDGKEHRYWSIVENRRCEGGKVVQRPVLYLGEINDSQREAWCRVIEGFDEDEGQPRQMALFSWDRSIPAHALDYGIGVRLRDFSLHRPRQWGACWLACELYEQLGLGEFWSQKLPDSREGTHWRHILQTLVCYRLIAPGSEWKLHRQWFEQSAMGELLGEDFSLVEKNALYRVHDRLLEHKRALFGHLSERWKDLFGVKFEVLLYDLTSTYFESDPPEGPDCKRRFGYSRDKRPDCVQVVIALIVAPEGFPLAYEVLPGNTSDKTTLRAFLKKIEAQYGKAERIWVMDRGIPTEEVLEEMRRSDPPVYYLVGTPKGRLKKYEAALLEQPWKKVREGVEVKLHAGDGELYVFAQSHDRVAKERAMRRRQMRGLLPRL, encoded by the coding sequence ATGTTTTTGAGATATACTCGGCGCAAGAAGGATGGCAAAGAACACCGGTATTGGTCGATCGTGGAGAATCGGCGTTGCGAGGGCGGGAAGGTGGTGCAGCGGCCTGTCCTGTATCTTGGTGAGATCAACGACAGTCAACGCGAGGCTTGGTGCCGGGTGATCGAAGGGTTTGATGAGGATGAAGGACAGCCGCGCCAGATGGCCTTGTTTTCCTGGGACCGCTCGATACCGGCTCATGCGCTCGATTACGGGATCGGAGTGCGGCTGAGGGATTTTAGCCTGCACCGTCCGCGGCAGTGGGGTGCCTGTTGGCTGGCCTGCGAGCTGTATGAGCAGCTGGGCCTGGGTGAGTTTTGGTCGCAAAAACTGCCGGACAGCCGGGAGGGGACGCATTGGCGCCACATTTTGCAAACGCTGGTGTGCTACCGTTTGATCGCTCCTGGCAGCGAGTGGAAACTGCATCGTCAGTGGTTTGAGCAAAGCGCCATGGGCGAGTTGCTGGGTGAGGATTTTTCGCTGGTGGAAAAGAATGCGCTTTACCGGGTGCATGACCGGCTCCTGGAGCACAAGCGGGCGTTGTTCGGGCATCTGAGCGAGCGCTGGAAAGATCTTTTTGGGGTGAAGTTCGAGGTCTTGCTGTATGATTTGACCAGCACCTACTTTGAAAGCGATCCGCCGGAAGGGCCGGACTGCAAGCGCCGTTTCGGCTATTCTCGCGACAAGCGCCCGGACTGCGTCCAGGTGGTGATCGCGCTGATCGTCGCCCCGGAAGGTTTCCCGCTGGCCTACGAGGTGCTGCCCGGCAACACCTCCGACAAAACCACTCTGCGTGCTTTCCTCAAAAAGATAGAGGCGCAATACGGCAAAGCCGAACGCATCTGGGTGATGGATCGGGGCATTCCGACCGAGGAGGTTCTGGAGGAAATGCGCCGGAGCGATCCGCCGGTGTATTATTTAGTGGGTACGCCCAAGGGGCGGCTCAAAAAATACGAGGCCGCCTTACTGGAGCAACCCTGGAAGAAGGTGCGCGAGGGTGTGGAGGTTAAACTCCACGCCGGGGACGGCGAGCTTTACGTCTTTGCCCAGAGCCATGACCGCGTGGCCAAGGAACGCGCCATGCGCCGGCGGCAAATGCGCGGCCTGCTACCGCGCCTC